From the Erythrolamprus reginae isolate rEryReg1 chromosome Z, rEryReg1.hap1, whole genome shotgun sequence genome, one window contains:
- the LOC139175973 gene encoding amine oxidase [copper-containing] 3-like isoform X2, translating to MNPKALLVLLVLALVTIFALVCVLVTRSGKSNHCGAKLPISMDRSQKNKNMIFAALSAEEMVQVMKYLQLRLSLVDGSENVFSNNFIYYVDVNIPRKEEVLKFLDLDGPRPPRQALATVYFGNQPEPNITEYIVGPLPVPTYHRDVTVQRYGKKLSFHSSPTIHSEFGDVRTFLVEKKFLEAPTFMTQVFGHNGSNFEGVLAIPGGFQSGDRCSWVALFQNVSGFFLHPLGLEVLVDHSSLNVSHWKVPKVFYNGQYFNSLAELEKEFKAKKVIVTKVKPVSSDGDFSSLHPRTTPLRSGSFHHETFGPRYNVRNNQVSTPSWSFAFRMDVHRGLHLYDIRFKDQRIVYELSVQDAISIYGSNSPSGMVTRYMDASFGMGRFAYSLVRGVDCPYSATYLDTIYFIEDIKPEVHKNSICVFEQSPGTPFRRHFSNFQSVYYGGLASSALVMRFIVTVGNYDYVWNFIFHPNGAIESKVQATGYIISSFLYSDGLDYGNRVAEHTLGTIHTHVINYKVDLDVGGTKNSLVANDMTFEKVNAPWNPGHEIQRMKLVKKVLDTEDKAAFRHNDKMPRYIYFAANSTNKWGHKRGYLIQTISLAGDHLPETDPMERAISWGRYKLAVTKRKEKEPCSTSIYNQNDPWTPTVAFADFIDNETIVDEDLVAWITTGFLHIPHAEDIPNTVTLANAVGFILRPYNYFDNDPSIDSPDSVFFTDKDDFNSCEVNHIACLPKTAACIPNLPPFTYEGFQNLTVL from the exons AGAAGAGATGGTGCAGGTGATGAAATATCTGCAACTAAGATTGTCCTTGGTAGATGGTTCTGAGAATGTATTTTCCAATAACTTTATTTATTATGTTGATGTCAATATCCCCCGCAAGGAAGAGGTGCTGAAATTTCTTGATCTTGATGGACCACGTCCTCCTCGACAAGCATTGGCTACGGTGTATTTTGGAAATCAGCCAGAACCAAATATCACTGAGTATATTGTAGGGCCACTTCCAGTGCCCACGTACCATAGGGATGTGACAGTGCAAAGATATGGAAAGAAATTATCCTTTCATAGCAGTCCTACAATACACAGTGAATTTGGGGACGTTAGGACATTCCTAGTGGAAAAGAAATTTCTAGAGGCACCCACTTTTATGACTCAAGTATTTGGACATAATGGAAGCAATTTTGAAGGTGTCCTCGCAATACCTGGTGGGTTTCAGTCTGGAGATCGCTGTTCCTGGGTTGCCTTGTTTCAAAATGTAAGTGGCTTTTTCTTGCATCCTTTGGGACTAGAGGTACTTGTTGACCACAGCAGTCTGAATGTCTCTCACTGGAAAGTTCCAAAAGTGTTTTATAATGGCCAATATTTTAACAGTTTGGCAGAACTGGAGAAAGAATTCAAAGCAAAGAAGGTGATTGTAACAAAAGTTAAGCCGGTTTCTTCAGATGGGGATTTTTCTTCACTTCATCCAAGGACAACCCCTCTAAGATCTGGATCCTTCCATCATGAGACTTTTGGGCCTCGCTACAATGTGAGAAACAACCAAGTATCTACCCCATCCTGGAGTTTTGCCTTTCGGATGGATGTACACAGGGGACTCCATCTCTATGATATCCGATTCAAGGACCAACGAATTGTATATGAGCTCAGTGTGCAGGATGCCATTTCTATCTATGGATCCAATAGTCCTAGTGGAATGGTAACCCGATATATGGATGCAAGTTTTGGAATGGGAAGATTTGCATATTCATTAGTTCGTGGAGTTGATTGCCCTTATTCTGCCACATACCTTGATACTATTTATTTCATTGAAGATATCAAGCCAGAGGTACACAAGAACTCAATTTGTGTGTTTGAACAGAGCCCTGGGACCCCTTTCCGACGTCATTTTTCCAATTTTCAGTCTGTCTATTATGGGGGACTTGCCAGCTCTGCGCTAGTAATGCGTTTTATAGTTACGGTTGGTAACTATGATTATGTCTGGAATTTTATTTTTCACCCAAATGGTGCCATTGAAAGCAAAGTCCAAGCAACTGGATACATAATCTCATCTTTCCTCTATAGTGACGGGCTGGATTATGGTAACAGAGTTGCAGAGCACACACTTGGTACAATCCACACCCATGTCATCAACTACAAAGTTGATTTAGATGTTGGAG GTACAAAAAATTCCTTGGTTGCTAATGATATGACTTTTGAGAAAGTGAATGCTCCCTGGAATCCAGGCCATGAGATTCAGAGAATGAAACTGGTAAAAAAGGTCTTGGATACCGAAGATAAGGCTGCCTTCCGCCATAACGATAAGATGCCAAGATACATATATTTTGCAGCAAACAGTACAAACAAGTGGGGCCATAAGCGTGGCTACCTAATCCAGACCATCAGCCTTGCTGGAGATCATCTCCCAGAGACAGATCCAATGGAGAGAGCTATCAGTTGGGGCAG GTATAAGCTGGCTGTcaccaagagaaaggaaaaagaacctTGCAGTACCAGCATCTATAATCAGAACGACCCATGGACACCTACTGTTGCCTTTGCAGACTTTATAGATAATGAGACGATTGTTGATGAG GATCTGGTTGCTTGGATCACCACTGGATTTCTACATATTCCCCATGCCGAGGATATTCCTAACACTGTAACACTTGCAAATGCAGTTGGTTTCATTTTAAGACCTTATAATTATTTTGACAATGACCCCTCCATTGACTCACCTGATAGTGTATTCTTCACTGACAAAGATGACTTCAACTCCTGTGAAGTCAACCATATTGCTTGCCTCCCTAAAACAGCTGCTTGCATACCCAATCTTCCACCTTTCACTTATGAAGGTTTCCAAAATTTGACAGTGCTCTGA
- the LOC139175973 gene encoding amine oxidase [copper-containing] 3-like isoform X3 produces MTFEKVNAPWNPGHEIQRMKLVKKVLDTEDKAAFRHNDKMPRYIYFAANSTNKWGHKRGYLIQTISLAGDHLPETDPMERAISWGRYKLAVTKRKEKEPCSTSIYNQNDPWTPTVAFADFIDNETIVDEDLVAWITTGFLHIPHAEDIPNTVTLANAVGFILRPYNYFDNDPSIDSPDSVFFTDKDDFNSCEVNHIACLPKTAACIPNLPPFTYEGFQNLTVL; encoded by the exons ATGACTTTTGAGAAAGTGAATGCTCCCTGGAATCCAGGCCATGAGATTCAGAGAATGAAACTGGTAAAAAAGGTCTTGGATACCGAAGATAAGGCTGCCTTCCGCCATAACGATAAGATGCCAAGATACATATATTTTGCAGCAAACAGTACAAACAAGTGGGGCCATAAGCGTGGCTACCTAATCCAGACCATCAGCCTTGCTGGAGATCATCTCCCAGAGACAGATCCAATGGAGAGAGCTATCAGTTGGGGCAG GTATAAGCTGGCTGTcaccaagagaaaggaaaaagaacctTGCAGTACCAGCATCTATAATCAGAACGACCCATGGACACCTACTGTTGCCTTTGCAGACTTTATAGATAATGAGACGATTGTTGATGAG GATCTGGTTGCTTGGATCACCACTGGATTTCTACATATTCCCCATGCCGAGGATATTCCTAACACTGTAACACTTGCAAATGCAGTTGGTTTCATTTTAAGACCTTATAATTATTTTGACAATGACCCCTCCATTGACTCACCTGATAGTGTATTCTTCACTGACAAAGATGACTTCAACTCCTGTGAAGTCAACCATATTGCTTGCCTCCCTAAAACAGCTGCTTGCATACCCAATCTTCCACCTTTCACTTATGAAGGTTTCCAAAATTTGACAGTGCTCTGA